Below is a genomic region from Parageobacillus toebii NBRC 107807.
AAGCTAGTGATGGATTTAGTCGTCAATCATACATCAGATGAGCATCCGTGGTTTATCGAATCAAGAAAGTCAAAGGACAATCCGTATCGCGACTACTATATATGGCGGCCTGGAAAAGATGGAAAGGAACCGAACAATTGGGAGTCAAATTTTAGCGGTTCAGCGTGGGAATATGACGAAACGACGGAAGAATATTATTTGCATCTTTTTTCAAAAAAGCAACCAGATTTAAACTGGGAAAATCCAAAAGTGCGCCGCGAAGTGTATGACATAATGAAGTTTTGGCTTGATAAAGGCGTCGACGGCTTCCGAATGGATGTCATCAACATGATTTCGAAAGTGCCAGAATTACCGGACGGAAAACCGCAGGAAGGGAAGAAATACGCTTCGGGAAGCAAGTATTTTATGAACGGTCCGCGCGTTCATGAGTTTTTGCAAGAGATGAACCGCGAAGTATTGTCAAAATACGACATTATGACGGTCGGAGAAACGCCGGGAGTCACACCAAAAGAGGGAATTTTATATACCGACCCATCGCGTCATGAGTTGAACATGGTGTTTCAATTCGAGCATGTTGGTTTAGATTCCGGACCTGGAGGAAAATGGGATATTCGTCCATGGTCGTTGGCCGACTTGAAAAAAACGATGACAAAATGGCAAAAAGAGCTAGAAGGAAAAGGATGGAACAGTCTTTACTTAAACAATCATGATCAGCCACGCGCTGTTTCTCGCTTTGGCGATGATGGAAAGTATCGTGTGGAATCGGCGAAAATGCTTGCAACATTTCTCCATATGATGCAAGGAACACCGTATATTTACCAAGGTGAAGAGATCGGAATGACCAATGTGCGCTTCCCGTCGATTGAATACTACCGCGATATTGAAACATTGAACATGTATAAAGAACGTGTGGAAGAATATGGTGAAGATCCGCAAAAAGTGATGGAGAAAATTTATTATAAAGGGCGTGACAACGCGCGCACACCGATGCAGTGGGATGACAGCGAAAACGCAGGATTTACAACGGGGACGCCATGGATTCCAGTAAATCCAAATTATAAGGAAATCAACGTAAAAGAGGCTTTAGCGGATCCAAATTCGGTGTTTCATTATTATAAAAAATTAATTCAACTTCGCAAGCAGCATGACATTATTGTCTATGGAACATATGACTTAATTTTGGAAGACGATCCGTATATTTACGCATACACACGCACATTGGGAAATGAAAAGCTGATTGTTATTACTAATTTTTCTGAAAAAACTCCTGTTTTCCGGCTTCCGGATGATATCACCTACAAAACAAAAGAACTGCTTATCAGCAATTACGATGTTGATGAAACGGAAGAACTGAAAGAAATTCGCTTGCGTCCATGGGAGGCGCGCGTATATAAAATCCGTTTGTCATGAAACATTTGCTTTTTCCGGTGCCAATACTAAGCGATACAAACATTATTTTCTACCTATATCCTCCCGCCAATCCGCCCATAATAATCGGTGAAAGGGGAGGATCACATGAATAATAACAACAAAGTTCAAGACGTTATGACGAAAAATGTAGCGACAGTTTCTCCTAACCAAACAGTTCAAGAAGCTGCGCAAATCATGAGCCAAAAAAATATTGGGGCTCTTCCAGTAGTGGAAAACGGTCAAGTAAAAGGAATGATCACGGACCGTGATATTACACTCCGTACATCGGCGCAAGGAAAAGATCCAGCTTCCACTCCTGTATCGGAAATAATGACGAATCGCGTGGTCACTGGTACGCCTAATATGAGCGTTCAAGAGGCGGCAAGTGTGATGGCGCAACATCAAATTCGTCGTTTGCCAATTGTCGAAAATAACCAAATTCAAGGAATTGTCGCTTTAGGCGATATCGCGACAAACAGCGCTTCCGATCAAGCGGCGGGACAAGCATTGACAAACATTTCTGAGCCGTCGCAACCACAAGGATAAAAAAATGAAGGATGTCTCTGACTTATGAGACATCCTTTTTCTTTTATGAAGGATATTGTATGATGATAACGAATACATAAAGAAAGGGAGGGATGTTTGGTGAATTGGAAAAATAAATATGAACAATGGTTAGCACATAAGTCATTAGACAAAGAATTAAAGCGTTTATTAACAGAGCGTCAAGACGACCTGAAATGGCTGGAAGATTGTTTTTATAAAAACTTAGAATTTGGCACAGGCGGCATGCGGGGAGAAATCGGTCCGGGGACAAACCGGATGAACATATACACGATTCGGAAAGCATCAGAAGGTTTGGCGCGATACATAGAGTCCTTTGGCGAAGAAGCAAAAAAACGCGGTGTTGTCATTGCCTATGATTCGCGGCATAAGTCTCGGGAATTTGCGATGGAAGCAGCGAAAACATTGGCTACTCACGGCATTCAAACATATGTATTTGATGAGCTGAGACCGACGCCGGAGCTTTCGTTTGCTGTTCGTTATTTGCATGCATTTTCCGGCATCGTCATCACCGCAAGCCATAATCCGCCAGAATATAATGGATATAAAGTATATGGAGAAGATGGGGGGCAGCTTCCTCCAGACACGGCAGATGCGGTGATTCGATACGTCAATGAAGTGGAAAATGAACTTGATATCCATGTTGAGGACGAAGCAATTTTAAAAGAAAAAGGGCTCATTCAAATCATCGGCGAAGAAGTGGACAATGCTTATATTGACGCTGTAAAAACGGTCTCCCTTCAACCGAAGCTTGCGGAAGAAGTCGATATTCACATCGTTTTTACACCGCTTCACGGCACATCAAACAAACCGATTCGCCGCGCGTTAAAGGAACTTGGATACCGAAATGTATTTGTTGTTGAGGAACAAGAGCAGCCAGATCCGAACTTTTCCACAGTTGCATCGCCAAACCCAGAGGAGCATGCGGCATTTGCGTTAGCGATAGAGTACGGCAAAAAAGTCAATGCTGACTTGTTAATTGCGACAGACCCTGACGCCGACCGATTAGGGATTGCCGTAAAAAATGAAAAAGGCGACTATGTTGTATTGACCGGAAATCAAACAGGAGGCTTATTGCTTCATTACCTGCTATCCCAAAAGAAAGAAAAAGGGATATTGCCGCAAAATGGCGTGGTGCTAAAAACGATTGTAACCTCCGAGTTTGGCCGCGCGATTGCGCAATCTTTCGGCTTAGATACGGTGGATACATTAACAGGATTTAAATTTATCGGCGAAAAAATCAAAGAATATGAACAAACCGGTCAGTATACGTTCCAATTTGGCTATGAGGAAAGCTACGGCTATTTAATCGGTGATTTTGTACGTGATAAAGACGCGGTTCAAGCAGCGGTATTAGCGGTGGAAGTATGTGCTTTTTATAAAAAACAAGGTATGTCTTTATATGAAGGATTGCTGCAATTATTTGACCAATACGGCTATTACCGTGAAGGACAGCAGTCATTAACGTTAAAAGGAAGAGAAGGTGCGGAAACAATCCAGGCTATCCTAACATCTTTCCGCAATGAACCTCCGGTAGAAGTAGCAGGAAAAAAAGTAACCGTGATCGAGGATTACAAAACGAAAGAACGGGTAAATACTGCGGCTGGTGAAAAAACAATGATTACACTTCCGACTTCCAACGTATTAAAGTATTTGCTGGAAGACGATTCATGGTTTTGCTTGCGCCCTTCGGGAACAGAGCCAAAAATCAAAGTATATTTCGGCGTGAAAGGGAAGTCATTAGCCGACAGTGAAGCAAAGCTGCAACAACTTTCCAATGCAGTGATGAAACGAGTTCATGACTTTCTTCGCACTGCTTCGCTATCTTAAATGATAAACATAACGGAAAGGATCATGCCACATGTTAACAAACCAAGTAGCGATTATCACAGGAGCTTCTCGAGGAATCGGAAAGGCCATTGCGTTTCAATTGGCGGAACAAGGAGCAAAATTGGCGCTCGTGGGAAGTTCTGAAGGGGTTTATGAAACGGAAAAAGAGCTGAAAGAAAAAGGATTCTCTTATGTGAAGGCGTTCCAAGTGGACGTTGCCAATGAACAGCAGATGCAAAAGATGGTCACAGAAGTATTAGAAGAGTTTGGGCAAATCGATATTCTCGTCAACAATGCAGGGATCGGATTTTTTAAAGAAGTGGAAGAGACAACTGTGGAAGAATGGGAACGTATCTTTGCCGTTAATGTTCAAGGCGTGTTCATCGGAGTAAAAGCCGTGCTTCCGCATATGAAAGAAAGAAAATCGGGAACGATTATTACCATTTCTTCCGATGTCGGCCGCTACACGATTCCGAACGGAGCGGCATACACCGCGACCAAATACGCTGTTCAAGGATTTTCCGGTTCGCTGGCGCAGGAAGTAAGAAAATACGGCATTCGCGTTGGTACGATTAACCCAGGAATGGTTGATACATACTTCGCCAATTCGGTCCAAGGCGTTCCGGAAAAACGCGATTGGCTAAAAGCCGAAGATGTCGCCAAAGCAGTCGTCTATATGGCAAGCGCTCCAAAGCACATGCTGATCGATGAAATCGTCCTTCATCCGCTCATTCAACAGTATCCTATTGCATAAGCCAAAAAAGACAATGCCGAAGGTCGGCGTTGTCTTTTTTTCTATACGATTGGAGCGAAGGGGGAAGAAAAATGAGCAAGGACAAGCAGGATATTCAAGAATTGCTTACATTAAAATCCATTGCCGAAACATTGAATGAGTGCAATGATTTAAAGGAAATGCTGCAGACGGTATTAAAGGAATTAATACAAGTGATGAGATTGCAATGCGGCTGGATTTTTTTTGTTCATCCAAAAGAAGGATACTCTCTTATTGCTGACTATCAATTACCTCCTGCACTGACATGGGAAAATAAGAAGCCGATGTGCGAAGGAGGCTGTTGGTGTTTGGAACGGTACAGAGATGGGCGGCTGCAGCGGGCAGCGAATGTCATTGAATGCAAGCGGCTTGAAAAGGCAATCGAAGAGCAATGGGGAGATACCAATGGCGTTACCCACCACGCGAGCATTCCTCTTCGTGCGGGGGACGAAAAATTTGGGGTGCTCAATGTAGCCGCTCCGCATAAAATAAGCTTTTCCAA
It encodes:
- a CDS encoding glycoside hydrolase family 13 protein; the protein is MERAWWKEAVVYQIYPRSFYDSNGDGIGDIRGIIAKLDYLKELGVDVVWLSPVYKSPNDDNGYDISDYREIMDEFGTMEDWEEMLEEMHKRGIKLVMDLVVNHTSDEHPWFIESRKSKDNPYRDYYIWRPGKDGKEPNNWESNFSGSAWEYDETTEEYYLHLFSKKQPDLNWENPKVRREVYDIMKFWLDKGVDGFRMDVINMISKVPELPDGKPQEGKKYASGSKYFMNGPRVHEFLQEMNREVLSKYDIMTVGETPGVTPKEGILYTDPSRHELNMVFQFEHVGLDSGPGGKWDIRPWSLADLKKTMTKWQKELEGKGWNSLYLNNHDQPRAVSRFGDDGKYRVESAKMLATFLHMMQGTPYIYQGEEIGMTNVRFPSIEYYRDIETLNMYKERVEEYGEDPQKVMEKIYYKGRDNARTPMQWDDSENAGFTTGTPWIPVNPNYKEINVKEALADPNSVFHYYKKLIQLRKQHDIIVYGTYDLILEDDPYIYAYTRTLGNEKLIVITNFSEKTPVFRLPDDITYKTKELLISNYDVDETEELKEIRLRPWEARVYKIRLS
- a CDS encoding CBS domain-containing protein; this encodes MNNNNKVQDVMTKNVATVSPNQTVQEAAQIMSQKNIGALPVVENGQVKGMITDRDITLRTSAQGKDPASTPVSEIMTNRVVTGTPNMSVQEAASVMAQHQIRRLPIVENNQIQGIVALGDIATNSASDQAAGQALTNISEPSQPQG
- a CDS encoding phospho-sugar mutase, whose protein sequence is MNWKNKYEQWLAHKSLDKELKRLLTERQDDLKWLEDCFYKNLEFGTGGMRGEIGPGTNRMNIYTIRKASEGLARYIESFGEEAKKRGVVIAYDSRHKSREFAMEAAKTLATHGIQTYVFDELRPTPELSFAVRYLHAFSGIVITASHNPPEYNGYKVYGEDGGQLPPDTADAVIRYVNEVENELDIHVEDEAILKEKGLIQIIGEEVDNAYIDAVKTVSLQPKLAEEVDIHIVFTPLHGTSNKPIRRALKELGYRNVFVVEEQEQPDPNFSTVASPNPEEHAAFALAIEYGKKVNADLLIATDPDADRLGIAVKNEKGDYVVLTGNQTGGLLLHYLLSQKKEKGILPQNGVVLKTIVTSEFGRAIAQSFGLDTVDTLTGFKFIGEKIKEYEQTGQYTFQFGYEESYGYLIGDFVRDKDAVQAAVLAVEVCAFYKKQGMSLYEGLLQLFDQYGYYREGQQSLTLKGREGAETIQAILTSFRNEPPVEVAGKKVTVIEDYKTKERVNTAAGEKTMITLPTSNVLKYLLEDDSWFCLRPSGTEPKIKVYFGVKGKSLADSEAKLQQLSNAVMKRVHDFLRTASLS
- a CDS encoding SDR family oxidoreductase — its product is MLTNQVAIITGASRGIGKAIAFQLAEQGAKLALVGSSEGVYETEKELKEKGFSYVKAFQVDVANEQQMQKMVTEVLEEFGQIDILVNNAGIGFFKEVEETTVEEWERIFAVNVQGVFIGVKAVLPHMKERKSGTIITISSDVGRYTIPNGAAYTATKYAVQGFSGSLAQEVRKYGIRVGTINPGMVDTYFANSVQGVPEKRDWLKAEDVAKAVVYMASAPKHMLIDEIVLHPLIQQYPIA